In Paenibacillus sp. JQZ6Y-1, the following proteins share a genomic window:
- a CDS encoding M3 family oligoendopeptidase, which produces MNHPLNQTWNLEPIFAGGSSSEPLQQHLQQLAEDITSLTEQVKTVSAPNTVEESTAFDGLLEQLQHARIRLREASSFAGCLTAQDQNDKQAVRLSASLGDLSARLQSLFVQFQSVLLNTEDDVFAQWIKRPEVEPISFFLHEIRSLAREKMTPELESLALGLAVDGYHGWSDFYDTIVSHVRIPFEQNGETVQLSAGQAANKMNDTDRDVREDMFRKWEEAWTGVEDFCADTLNHLGGFRLKLYDNRGWNSVLKEPLQINRMSQQTLDTMWDVIVKNKPIFVSYLERKAQVLGVEKLSWNDVDAPIGNVDSQVSYDDAAELIVEQFRKFNPDMADFAVKAFDQRWIEAEDRAGKRPGGFCTSLPQSKETRIFMTYSGTASNVSTLAHELGHGYHQHVMNDLPAFSQQYAMNVAETASTFAEMIVADSLVKGASNEEEKLSLLEDKIQRSIAFYMNIHARFLFETRFYEQRRSGMVGSDQLNQLMEDAQREAFCDTLSSYHPHFWASKLHFYKTGVPFYNFPYTFGYLFSTGIYALAQQEGPSFAARYDALLRDTGRMTVEDLAQKHLGVDLTQPEFWQGAVDVSIADVKLFLEMTEEHACS; this is translated from the coding sequence ATGAACCATCCGCTCAACCAAACCTGGAATCTGGAACCGATCTTTGCTGGAGGCTCTAGCTCGGAACCACTACAGCAACATTTGCAGCAGCTGGCTGAAGATATTACAAGCCTAACTGAACAGGTCAAAACCGTGTCTGCTCCGAACACAGTAGAAGAATCCACTGCATTTGACGGCTTGCTGGAACAGTTGCAGCATGCTCGTATCCGTCTGCGTGAAGCTTCCTCTTTTGCAGGATGTTTGACGGCGCAGGATCAGAATGACAAGCAGGCGGTACGTCTGTCGGCATCGCTAGGCGATCTGTCCGCACGTTTGCAAAGTCTGTTTGTACAATTCCAGAGTGTGCTGCTGAATACAGAGGATGACGTATTCGCACAATGGATCAAACGTCCAGAAGTAGAGCCGATTTCCTTTTTCCTACATGAAATTCGCAGTCTGGCACGCGAGAAAATGACACCGGAACTGGAAAGTCTGGCGCTCGGCTTGGCAGTCGACGGATACCACGGTTGGAGCGATTTTTACGATACCATCGTCAGTCATGTCCGCATTCCATTTGAACAAAATGGCGAAACGGTACAGTTATCCGCCGGACAAGCTGCCAACAAAATGAACGATACCGACCGCGACGTACGTGAAGACATGTTCCGCAAATGGGAGGAAGCATGGACAGGAGTAGAGGATTTCTGCGCCGATACGCTCAATCACTTGGGCGGTTTTCGTCTCAAGTTGTATGATAACCGCGGCTGGAACAGCGTACTCAAAGAGCCATTGCAGATTAACCGCATGTCCCAACAAACACTGGATACAATGTGGGATGTCATTGTAAAAAACAAACCGATCTTCGTATCATATCTAGAGCGCAAAGCCCAAGTGCTAGGTGTGGAGAAACTAAGCTGGAATGACGTGGATGCGCCTATCGGAAATGTGGATAGTCAAGTCAGCTATGATGATGCCGCTGAGCTGATTGTAGAGCAATTCCGCAAATTCAATCCTGACATGGCAGACTTTGCAGTCAAAGCATTTGATCAGCGTTGGATTGAAGCGGAAGACCGTGCAGGCAAGCGTCCAGGTGGCTTCTGTACATCGCTGCCGCAAAGCAAGGAAACACGGATTTTCATGACGTATAGCGGTACAGCATCCAATGTATCGACACTTGCGCACGAACTAGGTCATGGTTATCACCAGCATGTGATGAACGATCTGCCTGCATTCAGTCAGCAATATGCAATGAATGTCGCGGAAACAGCATCTACCTTTGCTGAAATGATTGTTGCTGACTCACTGGTAAAAGGCGCTTCCAATGAGGAAGAAAAGTTGTCTCTGCTGGAAGATAAAATTCAGCGTAGCATCGCTTTTTATATGAATATTCATGCGCGCTTCCTGTTTGAAACACGCTTTTACGAGCAACGTCGTTCTGGTATGGTTGGCAGCGACCAGCTTAATCAATTGATGGAAGATGCGCAACGCGAAGCATTTTGCGATACACTGTCGTCGTATCATCCACACTTCTGGGCGTCCAAGCTCCACTTTTATAAAACAGGGGTTCCGTTCTATAACTTCCCGTATACCTTTGGCTACCTGTTCAGCACTGGCATCTACGCGCTGGCTCAGCAGGAAGGTCCAAGCTTTGCTGCACGTTACGATGCGTTGCTGCGCGATACAGGGCGCATGACGGTAGAAGATCTGGCGCAGAAGCATCTTGGTGTCGATTTGACTCAACCAGAATTCTGGCAGGGCGCTGTCGATGTGAGTATTGCCGATGTGAAGCTGTTCCTGGAAATGACAGAGGAGCATGCTTGTTCCTAA
- a CDS encoding O-methyltransferase, which translates to MPKNDLPSLSRQIDIVFKELENELAHLDSGTVFVQIRNNMIGKFGIKHNPISGRNGEWNGPEDGLTAMQIKSFRQMAIESLKFKNHWTHGELSYEFAVSKGLIMVDTVIESNYNMANHMIRYSRATYNEANAEFS; encoded by the coding sequence ATGCCTAAGAATGATTTGCCTTCGTTATCCAGACAAATAGACATTGTATTCAAAGAACTGGAGAATGAGCTGGCGCATCTGGATTCTGGAACGGTATTCGTACAGATTCGCAACAACATGATTGGCAAGTTTGGTATTAAGCACAACCCAATCAGCGGTAGAAATGGAGAATGGAACGGTCCAGAGGATGGTTTGACGGCAATGCAAATCAAATCTTTCCGCCAAATGGCAATTGAATCGCTAAAATTCAAAAACCACTGGACACACGGAGAACTCAGTTATGAATTCGCTGTATCCAAAGGATTGATCATGGTTGATACGGTTATCGAATCCAACTATAACATGGCGAACCACATGATTCGATATTCAAGAGCTACATACAACGAGGCAAATGCAGAATTTTCGTGA
- a CDS encoding methyl-accepting chemotaxis protein, translated as MPKYFRNRSLVFTSSTLIAIILLALIVGMSLLNYKQSQTAYDEEIRQVGQAFSSQLQLSSSEMQQGLQQLQASDQPSSQQLTDLKRQLDAMVGTASVTNAYIFSTDITERDGKQILKELQANQALHDMQMLPGAEYEIPTDVQGAYTQVFQQGTALTEPYTDSAGTWVTYLNMIKDDSGRPLAIFGLDLEASTVKQEQMHMLLYSLGVGFLIAAILIGVLIILVRIVLKPLQKLAAVSKLAADGDLTVNLTVKSNNEIGHTAQAFNDMIGGLQQLIRGIQSTSTNVTRSAADLQISAEKTTEASQEITESMLEVSSGAEMQQQATHESQTSIEEMAIGIRRIAESTQVVAELASDATSRASKGEVEIVTMVEQMHKIEHNMSGTVTVLHELQQLNSSIQEIMSFIREIAEQTNLLALNASIEAARVGESGKGFAVVAQEIHKLAGRSKESSDQIDSILKGILTHTEQAVTSIEESVDVAKKGAEMSDMAASTFRQIVSSIQQVSGQVYDVSAASEQMSASSDQIAASLTQLGSVASRSSASANKARLSSEEQLALMEEVSSLSQVYRKNCGIWHLS; from the coding sequence ATGCCAAAGTATTTTCGGAACAGAAGTCTAGTCTTTACCAGTTCAACATTGATTGCCATCATTCTATTGGCTTTGATTGTTGGTATGAGCTTGCTCAACTACAAACAAAGTCAGACGGCATATGATGAAGAAATTAGGCAGGTTGGGCAGGCATTTTCGAGTCAGCTTCAATTGAGCAGCAGCGAAATGCAACAAGGGTTACAGCAGCTACAAGCAAGTGATCAACCTTCATCTCAACAGCTGACGGATTTGAAGCGACAATTGGATGCGATGGTCGGAACAGCTTCGGTTACGAACGCATATATATTTTCTACAGATATTACCGAACGGGACGGCAAACAAATCTTAAAAGAGCTGCAAGCGAATCAAGCATTGCACGATATGCAAATGCTACCGGGTGCAGAGTATGAAATTCCAACGGATGTGCAAGGTGCATATACGCAAGTATTTCAACAAGGCACAGCGTTGACTGAGCCTTATACAGACAGTGCAGGCACATGGGTAACGTACTTGAATATGATCAAAGATGATAGCGGTCGCCCGCTGGCGATTTTCGGGCTGGATTTGGAAGCATCCACAGTCAAGCAGGAGCAGATGCACATGCTGCTGTACAGTTTGGGTGTAGGCTTCCTGATCGCTGCGATTTTAATCGGTGTGCTGATCATCTTGGTACGTATTGTACTCAAGCCGCTGCAAAAATTGGCTGCCGTATCCAAGCTGGCAGCGGACGGTGATCTGACTGTCAATTTGACCGTCAAAAGCAACAATGAGATCGGGCATACGGCGCAGGCATTTAACGATATGATTGGCGGCTTGCAGCAGCTGATTCGCGGTATCCAATCGACCTCTACCAATGTGACGCGCTCGGCGGCGGACTTGCAGATTAGTGCCGAGAAAACGACCGAAGCATCGCAGGAAATTACTGAGTCGATGCTGGAAGTGTCATCTGGGGCGGAGATGCAGCAACAAGCGACGCATGAGAGCCAAACGTCTATTGAGGAGATGGCGATTGGCATCCGACGCATTGCCGAATCGACACAGGTCGTAGCCGAACTGGCTTCCGATGCTACTTCACGCGCTAGTAAGGGCGAAGTAGAAATTGTCACTATGGTTGAGCAAATGCACAAAATTGAGCACAATATGTCGGGAACTGTTACTGTTCTGCACGAGCTGCAACAGCTCAATAGTAGCATTCAGGAAATTATGTCCTTTATCCGTGAGATTGCGGAACAAACCAATTTGCTAGCATTGAACGCCTCGATTGAAGCGGCTCGAGTAGGCGAATCTGGTAAAGGGTTTGCAGTAGTAGCGCAGGAGATTCACAAGCTAGCAGGTCGCTCTAAAGAGTCCTCCGATCAGATCGATTCCATTTTGAAAGGTATTCTAACCCATACCGAGCAGGCGGTTACCTCTATCGAGGAATCGGTCGATGTAGCCAAAAAAGGTGCAGAAATGTCGGATATGGCTGCATCTACCTTCCGCCAAATCGTATCGTCTATTCAGCAGGTATCGGGACAAGTATATGATGTATCCGCAGCTTCAGAGCAGATGTCTGCCAGCAGCGATCAGATTGCTGCTTCCTTAACACAGCTTGGTTCGGTAGCTTCCCGTTCATCCGCTAGCGCCAACAAAGCGCGCTTGTCTTCGGAGGAGCAGCTGGCTTTGATGGAAGAAGTATCAAGTCTATCGCAAGTCTATCGCAAGAATTGCGGAATTTGGCACTTGAGCTGA
- a CDS encoding aldose 1-epimerase translates to MTVSKGTWNQYETYILKSKQLEVTLLPKLGNNVIGLRDMQENREILRRPEESELDFYLQKPYHFGMPMLMPPGRIRRGHFEFDGVEYQFDQNTANDNHIHGLHRTQSWRVADIDESEDGCQITTELLTADDPNWMRQYPTPLKLEMTLQLQGTSLMQRLKITNLGENSAPFGFGLHTWFLLDGEPERWTLKIPVSNQLLQDEEQIPTGEVVPLNEWEELNTGMNMQHRNWDNLLRIGDKRPVSAELKRDDGYGLRYSADPDYFKYWVLYTKGESDQFLCIEPYTSLPDAPNSTHPREFIGLIELHPGQPVELNLQLDVIEKYTQL, encoded by the coding sequence ATGACAGTTAGCAAAGGAACGTGGAACCAGTACGAAACCTATATTCTTAAAAGCAAACAGCTCGAAGTCACGCTGCTGCCCAAGCTTGGCAACAATGTAATCGGACTGCGCGATATGCAGGAGAATCGTGAGATTTTGCGCCGCCCTGAAGAAAGCGAACTCGATTTTTATTTGCAAAAACCCTACCACTTCGGCATGCCGATGTTAATGCCGCCGGGACGTATCCGCCGTGGACATTTTGAATTCGACGGTGTGGAATACCAGTTTGATCAAAATACAGCCAACGATAACCATATTCACGGCTTGCACCGTACGCAATCATGGCGTGTTGCCGATATTGATGAAAGCGAAGATGGCTGCCAAATCACCACCGAGCTGCTGACTGCCGACGATCCCAACTGGATGCGTCAGTATCCAACACCGCTCAAGCTAGAAATGACCTTGCAGCTACAGGGAACCTCCCTTATGCAGCGTCTGAAAATCACAAATTTAGGTGAAAATTCTGCGCCATTCGGGTTCGGACTGCATACTTGGTTTTTGCTAGATGGCGAGCCAGAGCGCTGGACATTGAAAATTCCGGTCAGCAATCAGCTGTTGCAGGATGAAGAGCAGATTCCAACTGGCGAAGTGGTACCGCTGAATGAGTGGGAAGAACTGAATACTGGCATGAATATGCAGCATCGCAATTGGGATAATCTGCTGCGCATTGGCGATAAACGTCCCGTAAGCGCCGAGCTCAAACGCGATGACGGCTATGGTTTGCGCTATTCTGCTGATCCTGATTATTTTAAATATTGGGTACTGTACACCAAAGGTGAAAGTGACCAATTTCTGTGCATCGAGCCTTATACCAGCCTACCTGATGCGCCAAATTCGACGCATCCGCGCGAATTTATCGGGCTGATCGAACTGCATCCGGGTCAACCGGTAGAACTAAATTTGCAGCTGGATGTGATTGAGAAGTATACACAACTGTAA
- a CDS encoding YycC family protein encodes MRPLQISADTAVKLAEKLNIPLEQLMHMPQHILMQKLAELAKDEQGDSSQ; translated from the coding sequence ATGCGACCATTGCAAATTTCAGCCGACACCGCCGTCAAGCTGGCAGAGAAGCTGAATATTCCGCTTGAACAGCTGATGCACATGCCTCAGCATATTTTAATGCAAAAATTGGCTGAACTAGCCAAGGATGAACAAGGTGACTCATCTCAATGA
- a CDS encoding S-layer homology domain-containing protein, translating to MNWVKKGIVAAIAAALGASSFAYPAVAADDAAKVHITGQAHVGDAGTMVTSFDIEVSDPAHYRDLTAGDFDITGNYDGYPLNVKGEVVQNNYADDELNVSMQGQLIHLNFRPFLYKGGSIEKFAVKNSRFPELSFTADDVSQLSIQTVDDFKPGVITSSDGESLPYRLKLSSSAGPRPLVVWLHGGGEVGTDNIKQLTENRGSTTWTESGKDTSVLAVHYPQNYDWAIYDKPDQLAKMQQYFTMQQQFIQQLIADGKVDPNRIYVAGVSSGGGGAFRFLMQYPDLFAGAIVIAAKDTIADYKGSVDAFKTALKSLVHTPIWIVHAENDPITDSRTSKLAYQALTELGSTQVKETLYSDAFMDSQRFYGAMKHWSWVPAFHDQSMMDWLFAQHKTGDTTAADSSNTPAGNSSNTPITSTPITRAELAALLRAAMNDTTLVSTAATRYTDIANVPQKDAIQAVTAAGWMRGVGKKQFAPNAAVTRAQLAVIVAAWLKQVDPSQQVATTGYTDVPPQHWAYTATLAVKPLSILPGTSEKLEPVKTVSTAEATQLITALTTYANNMNKQ from the coding sequence ATGAATTGGGTGAAAAAAGGAATCGTTGCTGCTATAGCGGCGGCACTGGGAGCTAGTAGCTTTGCATATCCAGCAGTGGCTGCAGATGATGCAGCTAAGGTTCACATTACCGGACAAGCGCATGTAGGCGATGCAGGAACGATGGTAACATCGTTCGATATTGAGGTAAGTGATCCTGCGCACTATAGGGATCTGACAGCAGGCGATTTTGATATCACAGGCAATTATGATGGCTATCCACTCAACGTGAAGGGTGAAGTCGTACAGAACAACTATGCCGATGATGAATTAAACGTATCCATGCAGGGACAGTTGATCCACCTGAATTTTAGACCGTTTCTCTATAAAGGCGGCTCCATCGAAAAGTTTGCTGTGAAAAATAGTCGATTCCCAGAGTTGTCCTTTACAGCGGATGACGTGAGCCAGCTTTCGATTCAAACGGTAGATGATTTTAAACCAGGTGTGATCACCTCTAGTGATGGTGAATCATTACCGTATCGCTTGAAGCTTAGCTCCTCTGCTGGTCCTCGTCCACTCGTCGTATGGCTTCATGGAGGTGGCGAAGTAGGCACAGACAATATAAAGCAGTTGACCGAGAACCGTGGCTCGACCACTTGGACAGAGTCTGGCAAGGATACTTCTGTGCTAGCGGTACATTATCCACAAAACTATGACTGGGCCATCTATGATAAGCCAGATCAACTAGCCAAAATGCAGCAGTATTTTACGATGCAGCAGCAATTCATCCAGCAGCTCATAGCTGACGGCAAAGTCGATCCGAATCGCATCTATGTAGCTGGCGTGTCCAGCGGTGGCGGCGGTGCCTTCCGCTTTCTGATGCAATACCCTGATTTGTTCGCTGGCGCAATCGTGATCGCCGCTAAAGATACCATTGCTGATTATAAAGGCTCAGTGGATGCCTTCAAAACTGCGCTGAAATCACTTGTACATACGCCAATCTGGATCGTGCATGCCGAAAATGATCCGATCACTGATAGTCGTACAAGCAAGCTGGCATATCAGGCATTAACAGAGCTTGGATCGACACAAGTGAAGGAAACACTGTATAGCGATGCCTTTATGGATAGCCAACGCTTCTATGGTGCGATGAAGCACTGGTCGTGGGTACCTGCCTTTCATGATCAGAGCATGATGGATTGGCTGTTTGCTCAGCACAAAACAGGCGACACTACAGCAGCCGACTCCAGCAATACACCTGCTGGTAATTCATCCAATACCCCAATCACCAGTACACCGATCACTAGAGCAGAGCTTGCAGCTTTACTCCGTGCAGCAATGAATGATACCACTCTAGTTTCTACAGCAGCAACACGCTATACGGATATCGCTAATGTCCCACAGAAGGATGCTATCCAGGCTGTGACCGCGGCTGGCTGGATGCGCGGGGTAGGAAAAAAGCAATTTGCCCCTAATGCAGCAGTCACACGAGCACAGCTAGCCGTCATCGTGGCAGCATGGCTTAAGCAGGTAGACCCAAGTCAGCAGGTCGCTACTACAGGATATACTGATGTCCCCCCACAACATTGGGCGTATACAGCGACACTTGCTGTCAAGCCACTGAGCATACTACCAGGTACCTCAGAAAAGTTAGAGCCAGTTAAAACGGTATCTACAGCAGAAGCGACTCAGCTTATCACAGCGCTCACTACCTATGCTAATAACATGAATAAGCAATAA
- a CDS encoding FecCD family ABC transporter permease, whose translation MSGLHKQLKTGIWFACAVAGLVLSVFFAISYGAKELTLSAVWSAVFHYNPAATADQIIYNLRLPRVIGAIVVGMAFAVAGAIMQGVTRNPMADTGVLGINAGSSLVVALSFAFLPALSYSSLMLMSFVGAALATVLIVVLGASTPGGLNSMKLTVAGAVIAAMLHSLSTGIAIYYDLSQDLAFWYAGGVSGISWSQLKLLVPIIVLTTIWTITLGRPITFLALGEESAVNLGVRVRWIKVLALIAVVILAGVSVSAAGAISFVGLVVPHMARRLIGVDYRLVIPFSALLGAILLVWADFASRMVQPPREFAIGAMVAMVGVPFFLYLARREGRGL comes from the coding sequence TTGAGTGGATTACACAAACAACTGAAAACAGGCATCTGGTTTGCCTGTGCGGTAGCCGGGCTAGTGCTGTCCGTCTTTTTTGCCATTTCGTATGGAGCCAAAGAATTAACACTGTCGGCTGTATGGTCGGCGGTTTTTCATTATAATCCTGCGGCAACGGCAGATCAGATTATTTATAATCTGCGGTTGCCGCGCGTGATTGGAGCGATCGTGGTAGGCATGGCATTTGCGGTAGCCGGGGCGATCATGCAGGGTGTTACACGGAATCCGATGGCGGATACTGGCGTACTAGGTATTAATGCCGGTTCCTCATTGGTCGTAGCGTTGAGCTTTGCATTTCTGCCAGCCCTATCGTATTCGTCACTCATGCTGATGTCCTTTGTCGGAGCGGCATTGGCGACGGTATTGATCGTTGTGCTAGGCGCATCGACACCGGGCGGATTGAATTCCATGAAGCTAACCGTTGCCGGAGCGGTCATTGCGGCGATGCTGCATTCGCTGAGTACTGGAATCGCCATCTATTATGATCTGAGTCAGGATCTAGCGTTCTGGTATGCAGGTGGTGTCAGCGGCATTAGCTGGTCGCAGCTGAAGCTGCTTGTCCCAATCATTGTACTGACGACGATCTGGACAATCACGCTCGGGAGACCGATTACCTTTCTGGCGCTTGGAGAGGAGTCTGCGGTTAATCTAGGTGTGCGAGTACGATGGATCAAGGTCCTAGCGCTGATTGCTGTGGTGATTCTGGCAGGTGTATCCGTTTCAGCAGCGGGAGCAATCAGCTTTGTTGGATTGGTTGTGCCGCATATGGCGCGACGCTTGATCGGTGTCGATTACCGATTGGTGATTCCATTTTCCGCCTTGCTGGGAGCGATTCTGCTTGTATGGGCAGACTTTGCTTCGCGAATGGTGCAGCCACCTCGTGAATTCGCGATTGGAGCGATGGTGGCGATGGTCGGTGTTCCATTCTTCCTGTATTTGGCGCGCCGAGAAGGGAGGGGGCTGTGA
- a CDS encoding ABC transporter substrate-binding protein, translating to MLKKFNLLIVLGLLVALLAACGQSSGTTEGSTSGDTSSKVKTENGNITHTADARVASLSIHVTNDLLALGIQPVGSVIGGDVKDFLPHVADRLQGTTKLGKADDPDMEALLALNPDVIYIDESISGKDLAKFEEIAPTISINMDEGTWQDHLKKIAGHMGLTDKADAFIKEYTQKANEVSTLIHSKLGDNAKVMAIRATAKELRVMSTARPLGPIMYTDLKLQAPDMVKQISTDEPFAVISKEVLPDYNADAIFVIISKGNEAKATFDELEKNPVWQNLKAVKEKHVYMLDGQKWLDYSSLGHRMALDDAEKLFSN from the coding sequence ATGTTGAAAAAGTTTAATCTATTGATCGTATTGGGACTGCTGGTTGCCCTGCTGGCAGCATGTGGTCAAAGCTCAGGCACGACTGAAGGTAGCACTTCGGGTGACACGTCGTCTAAAGTAAAAACCGAAAATGGAAACATTACACATACCGCGGACGCGCGTGTCGCTTCATTGTCCATCCACGTTACTAACGATCTGCTCGCACTGGGCATTCAACCGGTAGGTTCAGTTATTGGCGGTGATGTCAAAGACTTCTTGCCACATGTAGCGGATCGTCTGCAAGGCACAACCAAGCTGGGCAAAGCGGATGATCCTGATATGGAGGCACTGCTGGCATTGAATCCAGATGTTATCTATATCGACGAATCCATTTCTGGCAAAGATCTTGCCAAATTCGAGGAAATTGCACCCACCATCTCCATCAACATGGACGAAGGCACATGGCAGGATCATCTAAAGAAAATTGCCGGACACATGGGTCTGACTGATAAAGCCGATGCATTCATCAAAGAATACACACAAAAAGCTAACGAAGTCAGCACCCTGATCCATAGCAAACTGGGCGACAATGCCAAAGTCATGGCAATCCGCGCAACCGCTAAAGAACTGCGCGTCATGAGCACCGCTCGTCCACTTGGACCCATCATGTACACTGACCTGAAGCTGCAAGCACCCGACATGGTCAAACAAATCTCTACCGATGAACCATTTGCTGTCATCTCCAAAGAAGTACTGCCCGACTACAACGCCGATGCCATCTTTGTCATCATCAGCAAAGGCAACGAAGCCAAAGCTACCTTCGACGAACTAGAGAAAAACCCAGTCTGGCAAAACCTCAAAGCCGTTAAAGAAAAACACGTCTACATGCTCGATGGCCAAAAATGGCTAGACTATTCATCCCTAGGACACCGCATGGCACTAGACGACGCCGAAAAACTATTTTCCAATTAA
- the trpS gene encoding tryptophan--tRNA ligase yields MKTVLSGIQPSGLLTIGNYIGAIQNFVQLQNEYNCYFMVVDLHAITVAQEPAALREASESVAALYLAAGLDPSKSNIFMQSHVPQHAELGWIMTTLASMGELERMTQFKDKSAGKENIGTGLFVYPALMAADILLYNADLVPVGDDQKQHLELTRDLAARFNHRFGEYFTIPDPYIPEVGARIMSLDDASKKMSKSNPNAGSYIAILDPPDVIRKKFSRATTDSGREVQYDPANKPEVSNLMTIYSQFSGLSLAQVADKFEGQMYGGFKKELAEVVVAGLEPLQQRYKEIRESGEVRDILRQGAERAQASAEKILTGVKEKMGFLPASR; encoded by the coding sequence ATGAAAACTGTATTATCCGGCATCCAGCCGAGCGGTCTGTTGACCATCGGTAACTATATTGGAGCCATCCAGAACTTTGTTCAACTGCAAAATGAATATAACTGTTACTTTATGGTCGTTGATCTGCACGCAATTACCGTTGCTCAGGAACCGGCAGCACTGCGCGAAGCATCCGAATCGGTTGCCGCCCTGTATCTTGCCGCAGGTCTGGACCCGTCCAAATCGAATATTTTCATGCAATCGCATGTGCCGCAGCATGCGGAATTGGGATGGATTATGACGACGCTCGCTTCGATGGGCGAGCTGGAACGTATGACCCAGTTTAAGGATAAATCCGCAGGTAAAGAAAATATCGGTACTGGTCTGTTTGTCTACCCAGCACTGATGGCGGCAGATATTCTGTTGTACAACGCTGATCTTGTGCCAGTAGGCGACGATCAGAAGCAGCATTTGGAGCTGACCCGCGATCTGGCAGCACGCTTTAATCATCGGTTTGGCGAATATTTCACGATTCCTGATCCGTATATCCCAGAAGTGGGTGCACGCATCATGTCGCTGGACGACGCTAGCAAAAAAATGAGTAAAAGTAATCCCAATGCAGGTAGCTACATTGCGATCCTCGACCCACCAGATGTCATTCGCAAAAAGTTCAGCCGTGCAACGACGGACTCTGGACGCGAAGTGCAATATGATCCGGCAAACAAACCGGAAGTGAGCAATCTGATGACGATTTATTCGCAATTCTCAGGCTTGAGTCTGGCACAGGTAGCTGACAAATTTGAAGGTCAAATGTATGGAGGATTCAAAAAGGAATTGGCGGAAGTGGTTGTTGCCGGTCTGGAACCATTGCAGCAGCGCTACAAGGAAATCCGTGAATCTGGCGAAGTACGCGATATTCTCCGCCAAGGCGCGGAACGTGCGCAAGCCTCGGCAGAGAAAATATTGACTGGCGTAAAAGAAAAAATGGGCTTTCTGCCTGCATCACGATAA
- a CDS encoding FecCD family ABC transporter permease, with translation MDIHNVQTKKARRAWTVSLLLLVVSVLVVLISLNTGTIRLSPLRVLSTLFGAGSRQEQLILFEYRLPRILITMLAGIGIGIAGAILQGTSRNSLADPGILGIHAGAGLGLIVYVSFFRTLEGSSSIWIPVFTFIGGTLTALVIFILAYDRRRGLLPIRLILVGIAIAAGISALTLLLSLRLDEDTYSFTATWLAGSVWARDWIHVWTLLPWIVLIVPWVYYRSSRLDVFALGDELAWGVGGHVNRSRIELLLLAVALSCASVAMVGSIGFIGLVAPHIARRLTGAQHKHFLPAAGMIGLVILLLADTIGRSIFQPNAVPAGVVVSAIGGPYFLYLLFRSKF, from the coding sequence ATGGATATACATAATGTACAGACGAAAAAAGCACGTCGGGCGTGGACTGTTAGTTTGCTGCTGCTCGTCGTGTCAGTGCTCGTTGTGCTGATCAGTCTCAATACCGGTACGATTCGTTTATCTCCGCTGCGCGTACTCTCGACTTTATTTGGAGCAGGCAGCAGGCAAGAGCAGTTGATTTTGTTTGAGTATCGGCTGCCTCGTATTCTGATTACGATGCTGGCTGGTATTGGCATTGGCATCGCTGGTGCAATCTTGCAAGGAACATCGCGCAATTCGCTTGCTGATCCGGGGATATTGGGCATTCATGCGGGAGCTGGCTTGGGCTTGATTGTGTACGTTTCTTTTTTTCGTACATTAGAAGGCTCATCATCGATCTGGATTCCGGTGTTTACCTTTATTGGCGGTACGCTGACCGCCCTAGTTATTTTTATACTTGCATATGACCGCAGACGTGGGCTGCTGCCCATTCGGCTCATTCTGGTCGGTATTGCAATAGCGGCGGGTATCAGCGCACTGACACTGCTATTATCGTTGCGGCTGGATGAAGATACGTATAGCTTTACGGCTACCTGGCTGGCGGGCAGTGTATGGGCGCGCGACTGGATTCATGTGTGGACGCTATTGCCGTGGATTGTACTGATCGTACCTTGGGTCTACTATCGTTCGTCACGACTGGATGTATTCGCACTTGGCGATGAGCTGGCATGGGGAGTAGGTGGCCATGTGAATCGTAGTCGCATCGAATTGCTGTTATTGGCAGTTGCATTGTCATGCGCTAGTGTGGCGATGGTTGGCTCAATCGGCTTTATCGGTCTAGTAGCGCCCCATATTGCCCGTCGTCTGACCGGTGCGCAGCACAAGCATTTTTTGCCCGCAGCAGGCATGATCGGTCTGGTTATTCTGTTGCTTGCTGATACGATCGGACGCTCTATTTTCCAGCCTAATGCTGTGCCTGCGGGTGTAGTAGTATCGGCGATTGGCGGACCGTACTTTTTGTATTTGCTATTCCGCAGTAAATTTTGA